Proteins encoded by one window of Crassostrea angulata isolate pt1a10 chromosome 9, ASM2561291v2, whole genome shotgun sequence:
- the LOC128163859 gene encoding scavenger receptor class F member 2-like, giving the protein MITALILLALHCQAIQGLYDSECPGNYYGSDCSISCGKCGGNGTCYKSNGICKTGCLSGYAGLLCQDKCPGTCGGDGSCSPTTLFCRDGCKAGYTGLLCGSDDSNTTSVKECSNCLQPCGPNGCTYGCVTGFYGLYCSLKCVCPVGVPCQQNSGRCFTQRGNSTPTAAPDVIVTTLSTSVVIVWLPLAVTISIISLAFGVFLIGCWLYKRQKHQGYPTYEDPIMTTGGLPYNRPQEPEPNSHSYLEIDGTASSLYVDELDSPHYATIEESRLHISTISANPYLNDSESI; this is encoded by the exons ATGATTACTGCTTTGATTTTGTTGGCGCTTCACTGCCAAGCCATTCAgg GTCTTTATGACTCGGAGTGTCCCGGGAACTACTACGGATCAGACTGCAGTATAAGCTGTGGAAAATGTGGCGGGAACGGAACATGCTACAAATCAAACGGAATCTGTAAAACGGGTTGCCTATCTGGGTACGCGGGTCTCTTGTGCCAAGACAAATGCCCGGGTACATGTGGAGGAGACGGGAGCTGTTCACCAACTACTTTGTTCTGTCGGGACGGGTGTAAAGCTGGGTACACGGGCCTGCTTTGCGGCTCGGATGATTCGAACACGACGAGTGTGAAAGAGTGTTCGAACTGTCTACAACCGTGTGGTCCTAACGGGTGTACTTACGGCTGTGTGACTGGGTTTTATGGCTTGTACTGCAGCTTGAAATGTGTTTGTCCGGTAGGGGTTCCTTGTCAACAAAACAGTGGGAGATGTTTCACCCAAAGAGGGAATTCCACTCCTACTGCGGCACCTGATGTCATAGTGACAACGTTATCAA CATCGGTTGTAATAGTATGGTTACCGTTAGCTGTAACGATTTCAATCATTTCATTGGCGTTTGGAGTCTTTCTCATCGGTTGCTGGCTGTACAAAAG ACAAAAACACCAGGGCTATCCAACATACGAAGACCCGATCATGACAACCGGAG GTCTACCATACAATAGACCACAGGAGCCTGAACCTAACTCACACAGTTACCTAGAAATTGATGGCACCGCTTCTTCTCTCTATGT GGATGAGCTAGACAGCCCACATTACGCAACCATTGAAGAATCTCGCCTGCATATATCAACCATTTCAGCAAACCCATACTTGAACGATTCCGAATCTATATAA